From one Haloferax marinisediminis genomic stretch:
- the cofD gene encoding 2-phospho-L-lactate transferase: MVTFLAGGTGTPKLLDGAGEVFDPAETTVVANTGDDVELGGHLVCPDVDTVLFWGGGVLDTDRWWGIADDTTETDDELHRLADAAGLEFGPRYLSADAQTAGRDIARWRRFSGIAEFMEIGDRDRAVHITRTSLLDEGRSLTEVTRTLADAFDLSVSLLPMSDDPVATLVHTDEGTMHFQEYWVHRRAEPAVHDVEFRGADDARITDEVADALSDPVVVGPSNPVTSIGPMLALDGFRDALAETPVVAVSPFVEDKVFSGPAADLMAGVGYDPSTAGVAEAYPFADAFVLDDDDGTDLDRPVVRTDTRIDGPEDAARVARAVEDALAEVS; encoded by the coding sequence ATGGTAACCTTCCTCGCTGGGGGCACGGGCACCCCCAAACTCCTCGACGGTGCTGGCGAGGTGTTCGACCCTGCCGAGACGACTGTCGTCGCCAACACGGGTGACGACGTGGAACTCGGCGGCCACCTCGTCTGTCCCGACGTGGACACTGTTCTCTTCTGGGGCGGCGGTGTCCTCGATACTGACCGCTGGTGGGGCATCGCCGACGACACCACCGAAACCGACGACGAACTCCACCGGCTCGCCGACGCCGCGGGTCTCGAATTCGGGCCGCGATATCTCTCTGCCGACGCACAGACCGCCGGACGCGACATCGCCCGTTGGCGACGCTTCTCTGGCATCGCGGAGTTCATGGAAATCGGCGACCGCGACCGCGCAGTCCACATCACTCGCACGTCGCTTCTCGACGAAGGGCGCTCACTCACCGAAGTCACACGGACCCTCGCGGATGCGTTCGACCTCAGCGTCTCGCTCCTCCCGATGAGCGACGACCCCGTGGCGACGCTCGTCCACACCGACGAAGGGACGATGCACTTTCAGGAGTACTGGGTCCACCGCCGTGCCGAACCCGCGGTTCACGACGTCGAGTTCCGCGGTGCAGACGACGCACGAATCACCGACGAGGTCGCCGACGCACTCTCCGACCCTGTGGTCGTCGGCCCGTCGAACCCCGTCACGAGCATCGGCCCGATGCTCGCCCTCGACGGATTCCGCGATGCGCTTGCCGAAACGCCCGTCGTCGCTGTCTCACCTTTCGTCGAAGACAAGGTGTTCTCCGGTCCCGCCGCAGACCTCATGGCCGGCGTGGGATACGACCCTTCGACGGCCGGCGTCGCCGAGGCGTACCCCTTCGCGGACGCGTTCGTCCTCGACGACGACGACGGGACCGACCTCGACAGACCGGTCGTCCGGACAGACACCCGAATCGACGGCCCTGAAGACGCCGCACGGGTCGCTCGCGCGGTCGAAGATGCACTCGCGGAGGTGTCGTGA
- a CDS encoding HD domain-containing protein, whose product MTAVKDSVHDYITLDPVAAELVDTPEFQRLRHIKQLSTVRLVYPSASHTRFEHSLGVYHLASCALSHLGIDGDRAAHVRAAALLHDIGHGPYGHQTEDLIRRRTGRDHDEIHHLLDGTAVGDVLESHGLSPSRVADLVAGDSGLGQLVSGELDVDRMDYLVRDAHHTGVPYGTIDHGRLVRELRYRDDELVLAEGNVQTAESLLLARALMNGTVYRHHVSRIAGAMLERASERLVDDAVPLEEFVRMADHDLLVALDTHVPKLGQRIECRNLYKRAVWAPIDAVPTNVVDFDAEAARAAAREIADIADVPFDSVIVDAPSRPRIKESRSRVVVNGVVRRLEDASELVGALRAAERAQWRLGVYAPEAVRDEVAAAAVDVLDVPVRATK is encoded by the coding sequence ATGACCGCCGTCAAAGACAGCGTCCACGACTACATCACACTGGACCCCGTGGCCGCGGAACTCGTCGATACGCCCGAGTTCCAACGACTTCGGCACATCAAGCAGCTCTCGACGGTTCGTCTCGTCTACCCCTCTGCGAGTCACACCCGATTCGAACACAGTCTCGGCGTCTACCACCTCGCCTCATGCGCCCTCTCGCACCTCGGCATCGACGGTGACCGTGCCGCACACGTCCGTGCTGCTGCGCTCCTCCACGATATCGGTCACGGGCCGTACGGCCACCAGACAGAAGACCTGATTCGCCGTCGAACCGGCCGCGACCACGACGAGATTCACCACCTGCTCGACGGCACAGCAGTCGGTGACGTGCTCGAATCACACGGCCTCTCTCCGTCGCGCGTCGCCGACCTCGTCGCCGGCGATAGCGGACTCGGCCAACTCGTCTCGGGTGAACTCGACGTCGACCGGATGGACTACCTCGTCCGCGACGCCCACCACACGGGCGTCCCCTACGGCACTATCGACCACGGCCGACTCGTCCGCGAACTCCGCTATCGCGATGACGAACTCGTCCTCGCCGAAGGCAACGTCCAGACCGCAGAGTCACTGCTCCTCGCTCGGGCACTGATGAACGGAACCGTCTACCGACACCACGTCTCGCGAATCGCCGGTGCGATGCTCGAACGGGCGTCTGAACGACTCGTTGACGATGCCGTCCCCCTCGAAGAGTTCGTCCGGATGGCGGACCACGATTTGCTCGTCGCCCTCGACACGCACGTCCCAAAACTCGGACAGCGCATCGAGTGCCGGAACCTGTACAAGCGAGCCGTCTGGGCACCCATCGATGCGGTCCCGACGAACGTGGTCGACTTCGACGCCGAGGCCGCACGAGCGGCAGCGCGTGAAATCGCCGACATCGCCGACGTCCCGTTCGATTCGGTCATCGTCGACGCGCCGTCACGGCCGCGAATCAAGGAATCACGGTCACGCGTGGTCGTCAACGGGGTCGTCCGGCGACTCGAAGACGCGTCCGAACTCGTGGGGGCACTCCGTGCTGCTGAGCGGGCTCAGTGGCGACTCGGTGTCTACGCCCCGGAAGCGGTTCGCGACGAGGTTGCGGCCGCCGCCGTCGACGTCCTCGACGTACCTGTGCGTGCGACGAAATAG
- a CDS encoding DUF5518 domain-containing protein → MAINWRAVLYGFATYIVLGLLSGFVIPFTDVALPVLGAGLSGLIAGGVSGYYNNRSTMSDATHGALGIVIGALIVGIILTVLGTLVAGIFGLGAGLGLLTLIFVAGIPGAVGGVVGGYLHRGREDRMGRPTA, encoded by the coding sequence ATGGCAATTAACTGGCGTGCAGTCCTATACGGCTTCGCTACGTACATCGTCCTCGGCCTGCTCAGTGGCTTCGTTATCCCGTTCACAGACGTCGCTCTTCCGGTACTCGGTGCAGGTCTCTCGGGACTCATCGCGGGTGGCGTCTCCGGCTATTACAACAACCGCAGCACCATGAGTGACGCGACGCACGGCGCACTCGGTATCGTCATCGGTGCCCTCATCGTCGGCATCATCCTGACCGTACTCGGAACGCTGGTCGCAGGGATCTTCGGCCTCGGTGCCGGCCTCGGCCTCCTGACCCTCATCTTCGTCGCGGGCATCCCCGGCGCCGTCGGTGGTGTCGTCGGCGGGTACCTCCACCGCGGCCGCGAAGACCGCATGGGCCGCCCGACCGCCTGA
- a CDS encoding HD domain-containing protein, with protein MTTIKDSVHDHIEVEGAAEALLDTPEMQRLRRIKQLGTVQLVYPSANHTRFEHSLGVYHLASRALSHLGIEGDAAAHVEAAALLHDVGHGPYSHNIEDVTHRHTGKYHDDVAGLVTSGNVGETLEEEGLDPKRVADLIAGDGEFGQLVSGELDVDRMDYLVRDAHHTGVPYGTIDHERLIRELAFVDGELVLAEGNVQTAESLLLARALMNPTVYQHHVARISKAMLRRASEQLLTEPDISADGLRRMDDYDLLVALRLTPSTSEFAERLATRNLYKRAVWAEIPDVPDSVIDADHETKAAFEREIADRADVATDSVILDVSSRPSMTESSSRVMVNGEIRQLERESPLVQALRTAQEQQWRLGVYAPRGETDRVGRAAADVLGLDIDGALVSEVRRNLNTTLDEFE; from the coding sequence ATGACGACCATCAAGGACAGCGTCCACGACCACATCGAAGTCGAGGGCGCGGCCGAGGCCCTCCTCGATACGCCGGAGATGCAACGACTTCGGCGTATCAAGCAGTTGGGGACGGTCCAACTCGTCTACCCATCCGCGAACCACACGCGGTTCGAACACAGCCTCGGCGTCTACCACCTCGCGTCCCGTGCCCTCTCACACCTCGGTATCGAAGGCGACGCCGCCGCACACGTCGAGGCCGCAGCCCTCCTCCACGACGTCGGTCACGGTCCCTACAGCCACAACATCGAGGACGTGACGCACCGGCACACTGGGAAGTACCACGACGACGTCGCGGGACTCGTCACGAGTGGAAACGTCGGCGAGACGCTCGAAGAAGAAGGTCTCGACCCGAAGCGCGTCGCCGACCTCATTGCAGGCGACGGCGAGTTCGGCCAACTCGTCTCGGGTGAACTCGACGTCGACCGGATGGACTACCTCGTTCGTGACGCCCACCACACGGGCGTCCCCTACGGCACCATCGACCACGAGCGACTGATTCGTGAACTCGCGTTCGTCGACGGCGAACTCGTCCTCGCCGAAGGCAACGTCCAGACGGCGGAGTCGCTGCTCCTCGCTCGGGCACTGATGAATCCGACCGTCTACCAACACCACGTCGCGCGTATCTCGAAGGCGATGCTCCGGCGGGCGTCCGAGCAACTCCTCACCGAACCGGATATCTCGGCCGACGGACTTCGCCGGATGGACGACTACGACCTGTTGGTCGCACTCAGGCTCACCCCCTCGACCAGCGAGTTCGCCGAGCGCCTCGCCACTCGCAATCTGTACAAACGGGCCGTCTGGGCAGAAATCCCGGACGTTCCCGACTCGGTCATCGACGCTGACCACGAGACGAAAGCGGCGTTCGAACGGGAGATTGCAGACCGTGCAGACGTCGCCACCGACTCGGTCATCCTCGACGTCTCTTCGCGGCCGTCGATGACGGAGTCGTCGTCGCGGGTGATGGTCAACGGAGAGATTCGACAGTTAGAACGCGAATCACCGCTCGTACAGGCACTCCGGACCGCCCAAGAACAGCAGTGGCGACTCGGCGTCTACGCGCCGAGAGGAGAGACAGACCGCGTCGGGCGCGCCGCCGCAGACGTTCTGGGACTCGATATCGACGGGGCACTCGTCTCGGAGGTCAGACGCAATCTCAACACGACGCTCGACGAGTTCGAGTAG
- a CDS encoding amidohydrolase family protein, with protein MHLEGTVLRGREFEPVEGRVVVEDGTITNIEETETDSTDIILPAFVNAHTHLGDSIAKEAGEGLSLDDLVAPPDGLKHRLLRAASTEEKVAAMHRSLRMMERGGTAACLEFREGGVEGVDIIRQALDGRDIEAVVLGRETEAAMEVSDGFGASGARDAEFGELRNATDNAGKLFGIHAGERDSLDINPALDLDPDFLVHMVHPEPLHLERVGDSEIPIVVCPRSNLVTGVGVPPIRELVERTTVALGTDNVMLNSPSMFREMEFTSKLAAVPAAEVLRMATINGADIAGLNYGLVEEGRDAKLLVLDGDTDNLAGAKDVVRAVVRRAGMADVKDVYL; from the coding sequence ATGCACCTCGAGGGAACCGTACTCCGCGGCCGCGAGTTCGAACCGGTCGAGGGACGGGTCGTAGTCGAAGACGGGACGATAACCAACATCGAGGAGACGGAGACTGACTCGACGGACATCATCCTCCCCGCGTTCGTCAATGCGCACACGCACCTCGGCGACTCTATCGCGAAGGAAGCGGGCGAAGGCCTCTCGCTCGACGACCTGGTTGCGCCACCAGACGGACTGAAACACCGCCTGTTGCGGGCGGCGAGCACCGAGGAGAAAGTCGCCGCGATGCACCGGTCGCTGCGGATGATGGAACGCGGTGGAACCGCCGCCTGTCTCGAGTTCCGCGAAGGCGGCGTCGAAGGCGTCGATATCATCCGACAGGCGCTCGACGGGCGCGACATCGAAGCCGTCGTCCTCGGCCGCGAGACCGAGGCAGCGATGGAAGTGTCGGACGGGTTCGGTGCCTCGGGCGCTCGTGACGCCGAGTTTGGCGAACTCAGAAATGCCACGGACAACGCCGGCAAACTGTTCGGCATCCACGCCGGCGAACGCGACTCGCTCGACATCAACCCCGCGTTGGACCTCGACCCCGACTTCCTCGTCCACATGGTCCACCCAGAACCGCTCCACCTCGAACGCGTCGGCGACAGCGAGATTCCAATCGTCGTCTGCCCGCGGTCGAACCTCGTCACGGGCGTAGGCGTCCCGCCGATTCGTGAACTCGTCGAACGCACGACAGTCGCCCTCGGGACGGACAACGTGATGCTGAACAGTCCCTCGATGTTCCGCGAGATGGAGTTCACGTCGAAACTCGCCGCCGTACCCGCGGCCGAAGTCCTTCGGATGGCGACCATCAACGGCGCCGACATCGCCGGCCTGAACTATGGCCTCGTGGAGGAAGGCCGCGACGCGAAGTTACTCGTCCTCGACGGCGACACAGACAACCTCGCCGGCGCCAAAGACGTGGTCCGCGCCGTCGTCCGTCGTGCCGGGATGGCGGACGTGAAAGACGTCTATCTCTGA
- a CDS encoding universal stress protein produces MVLYDRIIVPTDGSAGSGRVATHAAKLAAVHDAELHGVYVINAGSFAGLPMESSWEGLDDLLRSDAEAALELVERAAEREGVQVETHVLEGTPSREIVEFAERGGCDLIVMGTHGRGGIDRLLLGSVAEKVVRASSVPVLTVRIDADEETPADVGGDTTGESTTDASVDADNAADPTATADGEE; encoded by the coding sequence ATGGTGCTGTACGACCGAATTATCGTTCCAACCGATGGGTCTGCGGGGTCCGGACGTGTTGCGACACACGCTGCAAAACTCGCTGCGGTCCACGATGCGGAACTACACGGGGTGTACGTGATCAACGCCGGGAGCTTTGCGGGACTCCCGATGGAGTCGTCGTGGGAGGGCCTCGACGACCTGTTGCGTTCGGACGCCGAGGCGGCGCTCGAACTGGTAGAGCGTGCGGCCGAACGCGAAGGTGTCCAGGTCGAAACACACGTCCTCGAAGGGACACCGAGTCGAGAAATCGTCGAGTTCGCCGAGCGCGGCGGGTGCGACCTCATCGTGATGGGGACACACGGCCGTGGTGGCATCGACCGCCTCCTCCTCGGGTCGGTCGCAGAGAAAGTCGTCCGCGCGTCGTCGGTCCCGGTGTTGACCGTCCGTATCGATGCTGACGAAGAAACGCCTGCCGACGTGGGGGGCGACACGACTGGCGAGTCCACCACAGACGCCTCCGTCGACGCCGACAACGCAGCAGACCCGACCGCCACGGCAGACGGCGAAGAGTAG
- a CDS encoding biotin--[acetyl-CoA-carboxylase] ligase, whose protein sequence is MSDTRRALLAALAEGPVSGPELADRLGVSRAAVWKHVESLRDEGFGVESDDEGYVVTDVPEYGGPAIEYGLEADYDVEFHDVLDSTNTRARELADEGASDVVVVAREQSASKGRKGRVWTSPDGGVWMSLLIRPEEPPAFAPLYTLAMAIAVCDAAREAGVDASIKWPNDVIVSEANNRSSGAPASDGVIVSEASDASSDSPKSELLGYKKLCGILTEMEGEADRVSWVVIGTGINVNIDPETLPEGATSVAAESGAVERRIFVQRVLERFDELRADLDGVLPAWRERADTLGRRVRVHTAGSIVEGTAVDVEHPGTLIVQTDEGDVRVHAGDCEHLRPVADEGH, encoded by the coding sequence ATGAGCGACACGCGACGCGCCCTCCTCGCCGCACTCGCCGAAGGTCCCGTCTCCGGTCCCGAACTCGCCGACCGACTCGGTGTCTCCCGCGCTGCCGTCTGGAAACACGTCGAGTCGCTCCGGGACGAAGGATTTGGCGTCGAGAGCGACGACGAGGGCTACGTCGTGACCGACGTGCCGGAGTACGGCGGCCCCGCGATCGAGTACGGACTGGAGGCCGACTACGACGTGGAGTTCCACGACGTGCTCGACTCCACGAACACTCGGGCCCGCGAACTCGCCGACGAAGGTGCGAGCGACGTGGTCGTCGTCGCCCGAGAACAGTCCGCCAGCAAAGGCCGAAAGGGTCGAGTGTGGACTTCACCCGACGGCGGTGTCTGGATGAGTCTGCTCATCCGTCCTGAGGAACCTCCCGCGTTCGCGCCGTTGTACACGCTCGCGATGGCCATCGCCGTGTGTGATGCGGCGCGTGAGGCCGGGGTGGATGCAAGTATCAAGTGGCCGAACGATGTGATTGTGAGCGAAGCGAACAATCGCTCGTCGGGCGCGCCAGCGTCCGACGGTGTCATCGTGAGCGAAGCGAGCGATGCGTCATCTGACTCGCCAAAATCGGAATTGCTAGGGTACAAAAAACTCTGCGGCATCCTCACCGAGATGGAAGGCGAGGCCGACCGAGTCTCGTGGGTAGTCATCGGAACCGGCATCAACGTCAACATCGACCCGGAGACGCTCCCCGAAGGAGCGACGAGTGTCGCCGCCGAGTCGGGGGCGGTCGAACGTCGTATCTTCGTACAGCGAGTGCTCGAACGCTTCGACGAACTCCGAGCGGACCTCGACGGCGTCCTTCCGGCGTGGCGCGAGCGAGCAGACACGCTCGGCAGACGAGTCCGTGTCCACACTGCTGGCAGCATCGTGGAAGGAACGGCAGTCGACGTCGAACATCCCGGGACGCTCATCGTCCAGACCGACGAAGGCGACGTCCGAGTCCACGCTGGTGACTGCGAACATCTGCGGCCAGTGGCCGACGAGGGGCACTGA
- the pccA gene encoding propionyl-CoA carboxylase biotin carboxylase/biotin-carboxyl carrier subunit: MFSKVLVANRGEIAVRVMRACEELGVRTVAVYSEADKHGGHVRYADEAYNIGPARAADSYLDHESVIEAARKAGADAIHPGYGFLAENAAFARKVEDSEFKWIGPSADAMERLGEKTKARALMQDADVPVVPGTTEPAESAADVKAVADDYGYPVAIKAEGGGGGRGLKVVHSEAEVEDQFETAQREGEAYFDNASVYVEKYLEAPRHIEVQILADEHGNVRHLGERDCSLQRRHQKVIEEAPSPALDDDLRERIGEAARRGVRAADYTNAGTVEFLVEDGEFYFMEVNTRIQVEHTVTEEVTGLDVVKWQIRVAAGEELDFSQEDVEIDGHSMEFRINAEAPEKDFAPATGTLTTYDPPGGIGIRMDDAVRQGDEIGGDYDSMIAKLIVTGSDRTEVLARAERALAEFDIEGLRTVIPFHRLMLTDEEFRAGTHTTKYLDEVLDRDRIEAAVERWAPDAVNGDDDEEDVTERTFTVEVNGKRFEVSLEERGAPAIPLGGAGAASKPSGPRKRRDDGDDDQQVIEGDGESVTAEMQGTILSVDVEEGDEVEPGDTVCVLEAMKMENDVVAERGGTVTQVLVGEGDSVDMGDVLLVLE; the protein is encoded by the coding sequence ATGTTCAGCAAGGTTCTCGTCGCCAACCGAGGCGAGATCGCAGTGCGCGTCATGCGTGCGTGCGAGGAGTTAGGAGTCCGAACCGTCGCCGTCTACAGCGAGGCCGACAAGCACGGTGGGCACGTGCGCTACGCCGACGAAGCGTACAACATCGGTCCCGCCCGTGCGGCCGACTCTTACCTCGACCACGAGTCGGTCATCGAGGCCGCCCGCAAGGCCGGTGCCGACGCTATCCACCCGGGATACGGCTTCCTCGCCGAGAACGCCGCGTTCGCCCGGAAGGTCGAAGACTCCGAGTTCAAGTGGATTGGCCCGTCCGCAGACGCGATGGAACGGCTCGGTGAGAAGACGAAGGCCCGCGCCCTCATGCAGGATGCAGACGTGCCGGTCGTCCCCGGGACGACCGAACCCGCCGAGTCCGCCGCGGACGTGAAAGCCGTCGCCGACGACTACGGCTACCCAGTCGCCATCAAGGCCGAAGGTGGCGGTGGTGGCCGCGGTCTGAAGGTCGTCCACTCCGAAGCAGAAGTGGAAGACCAGTTCGAGACGGCCCAGCGCGAAGGTGAGGCGTACTTCGACAACGCCTCCGTCTACGTCGAGAAGTACCTCGAAGCGCCGCGGCACATCGAAGTGCAGATTCTCGCCGACGAGCACGGAAACGTCCGGCACCTCGGCGAGCGTGACTGCTCGCTCCAGCGCCGTCACCAGAAGGTCATCGAGGAGGCACCGTCGCCCGCACTCGACGACGACCTGCGCGAGCGTATCGGCGAGGCCGCCCGACGCGGTGTCCGCGCCGCAGACTACACCAACGCCGGGACGGTGGAGTTCCTCGTCGAAGACGGCGAGTTCTACTTCATGGAAGTCAACACGCGTATCCAGGTCGAACACACCGTCACGGAGGAAGTGACGGGTCTCGACGTGGTGAAGTGGCAGATTCGCGTCGCCGCCGGTGAGGAACTCGACTTCTCGCAGGAAGACGTGGAAATCGACGGCCACTCGATGGAGTTCCGTATCAACGCGGAGGCACCCGAGAAGGACTTCGCGCCCGCGACGGGCACGCTCACGACGTACGACCCACCGGGTGGTATCGGCATCCGCATGGACGACGCCGTCCGTCAGGGCGACGAAATCGGAGGCGACTACGACTCGATGATTGCGAAACTCATCGTCACCGGCTCGGACCGCACGGAAGTGCTCGCCCGCGCCGAGCGCGCGCTCGCCGAGTTCGACATCGAGGGACTGCGCACGGTCATCCCGTTCCACCGCCTCATGCTCACCGACGAGGAGTTCCGCGCAGGAACCCACACGACGAAGTACCTCGACGAAGTCCTCGACCGCGACCGTATCGAGGCCGCCGTCGAGCGCTGGGCACCGGACGCAGTCAACGGCGACGACGACGAAGAGGACGTCACCGAACGGACGTTCACCGTCGAAGTCAACGGCAAGCGCTTCGAGGTCAGCCTCGAAGAACGCGGCGCGCCCGCCATCCCACTCGGTGGTGCCGGAGCCGCATCCAAGCCGTCCGGTCCGCGCAAGCGCCGTGACGACGGTGACGACGACCAGCAAGTCATCGAGGGCGACGGCGAGTCCGTCACCGCCGAGATGCAGGGAACCATCCTCTCTGTCGACGTCGAGGAAGGCGACGAAGTCGAACCCGGCGACACCGTCTGCGTCCTCGAAGCGATGAAGATGGAAAACGACGTGGTTGCCGAGCGCGGCGGCACCGTCACGCAAGTCCTCGTCGGCGAGGGCGACAGCGTCGACATGGGCGACGTGCTCCTCGTCCTCGAATAA
- the asd gene encoding aspartate-semialdehyde dehydrogenase: MAVRVGILGATGAVGQRFIQLLEDHPTFELAALTASESSAGKRYDEAAKWRVNTPIPEDVASMEVGRTDPADVPDDIDLLFSSLPSSVAAEVEPEFLEAGYVVSSNSSNDRMAPDVPLTIPEINPDHLDLIEVQQDERGWDGALVKNPNCSTITMVPTLAALDQFGLERVHVTTLQAVSGAGYDGVTSMEIIDNAIPHIGGEEEKMETESRKLLGSFDGAEVALHDAEVNASCNRIPTLDGHLESVFADLAADASPEDVATAMREFPGVDLPSAPEQLIHVFEDNYRPQPRLDRDRGDGMQISAGAIQETPNGVKYNCLAHNTIRGAAGASVLNGELLVEEGWI; this comes from the coding sequence ATGGCAGTACGAGTCGGAATTCTCGGTGCAACCGGTGCAGTAGGACAGCGATTCATCCAACTCCTCGAAGACCACCCCACGTTCGAACTCGCGGCGTTGACGGCGAGTGAGTCCAGTGCGGGCAAGCGGTACGACGAAGCCGCGAAGTGGCGCGTCAATACGCCCATCCCGGAGGACGTCGCCTCGATGGAAGTCGGCCGAACGGACCCGGCGGACGTTCCTGACGACATCGACCTTCTCTTCTCGTCGCTCCCCTCTTCCGTCGCCGCTGAGGTCGAACCCGAGTTCCTCGAAGCGGGCTACGTCGTCTCGTCGAACTCCTCGAACGACCGCATGGCACCCGACGTGCCGCTGACGATTCCCGAAATCAACCCCGACCACCTCGACCTCATCGAAGTCCAGCAGGACGAACGTGGCTGGGACGGCGCGCTCGTGAAGAACCCGAACTGCTCGACGATTACGATGGTTCCGACGCTCGCCGCGCTCGACCAGTTCGGTCTCGAACGCGTGCACGTCACGACGCTGCAGGCAGTCTCCGGTGCAGGGTACGACGGCGTCACCTCGATGGAGATTATCGACAACGCCATCCCGCACATCGGTGGCGAAGAAGAGAAGATGGAGACCGAGTCGCGCAAGCTCCTCGGTTCCTTCGACGGTGCAGAAGTCGCCCTCCACGACGCCGAAGTCAACGCGTCGTGTAACCGCATTCCGACGCTCGACGGCCACCTCGAAAGCGTGTTCGCAGACCTCGCAGCGGACGCCTCGCCCGAGGATGTCGCAACCGCGATGCGCGAGTTCCCCGGTGTCGACCTCCCGAGCGCTCCCGAGCAACTCATCCACGTCTTCGAAGACAACTACCGTCCGCAACCCCGCCTCGACCGTGACCGCGGCGACGGCATGCAAATCTCCGCCGGTGCGATTCAGGAGACGCCGAACGGCGTGAAGTACAACTGTCTCGCGCACAACACGATTCGTGGCGCGGCCGGTGCCTCCGTCCTCAACGGCGAACTCCTCGTCGAAGAAGGCTGGATTTAA
- a CDS encoding GNAT family N-acetyltransferase: protein MPGALFLEGDAVELRTVDESDIDFFHEMVNDPRVRRGIAAVDPVTRTNEREWVESRGTDDNINFVICDDGDPVGTIGLKPPNVVNGAVEVGYIVAPDHWGNGYATDALRTICGYAFGERRLNKVYANAYETNPGSVRVLEKAGFQQEGVHREQGFVDGEHVDVLRYGLLSEEWRRTEDEEERAGDRWF, encoded by the coding sequence ATGCCCGGCGCACTGTTCCTCGAAGGCGACGCCGTCGAACTCCGAACCGTCGACGAGTCAGACATCGACTTCTTCCACGAGATGGTCAACGACCCGCGCGTCCGTCGTGGTATCGCCGCTGTCGACCCGGTAACGCGGACGAACGAACGCGAGTGGGTCGAGTCACGCGGCACCGACGACAACATCAACTTCGTCATCTGCGACGACGGCGACCCGGTCGGGACTATCGGACTCAAGCCACCGAACGTGGTCAACGGCGCAGTCGAAGTCGGCTACATCGTCGCACCGGACCACTGGGGCAATGGGTACGCGACAGATGCGCTTCGGACCATCTGCGGATACGCGTTCGGTGAGCGGCGACTGAACAAAGTGTACGCGAACGCCTACGAGACGAATCCGGGGTCCGTTCGTGTCCTCGAAAAGGCCGGATTCCAGCAGGAAGGCGTCCACCGGGAACAGGGCTTCGTCGACGGCGAACACGTGGACGTGTTGCGCTACGGCCTCCTCTCCGAGGAGTGGCGACGCACCGAAGACGAAGAAGAACGCGCCGGAGACAGGTGGTTCTAG
- a CDS encoding HPP family protein, which translates to MTRRGKETALTAGLMFAVLGFVAWATGSAFVFPSLGPSAFVLAFSREGERPNGRRVIGGHVVGAVAGFLAYTLLAAGVTLTASLPAFSFAGFRLVASAILSVVVTSWGMVATDTVHAPACATTLIVSLGLLSTPVEVGIIVVSVVLLVGVSVGLAQWSVLGFS; encoded by the coding sequence ATGACACGGCGAGGGAAAGAGACGGCCCTCACTGCGGGCCTAATGTTTGCTGTGTTGGGGTTCGTCGCGTGGGCCACTGGGTCAGCGTTCGTCTTCCCGAGTCTCGGTCCGTCCGCGTTCGTCCTCGCCTTTTCGCGTGAGGGTGAGCGGCCGAACGGACGTCGAGTTATCGGGGGACACGTCGTTGGAGCAGTCGCTGGATTCCTCGCCTACACGCTTCTCGCAGCAGGAGTGACGCTCACCGCATCCCTCCCTGCATTTTCTTTCGCAGGCTTCCGACTCGTCGCCAGCGCCATCCTCTCTGTCGTCGTGACGAGTTGGGGGATGGTCGCCACCGACACCGTCCACGCGCCGGCGTGTGCGACGACGCTCATCGTCTCACTCGGATTGCTCTCGACACCGGTCGAAGTCGGAATCATCGTGGTGAGCGTCGTGCTCCTCGTGGGAGTCTCCGTGGGGCTCGCTCAGTGGAGCGTGCTGGGGTTCAGCTGA